TGGGAATCTCCAGATCGCCGTGGCGGATTGAAAACCGGTTTATGTCCGGGTGGGCCGGGTTGAGGCGGTAGCCCAGTTCCGGATCGGATAGGAGCCACTGCATGGCACCCAACTTCGAATAGGGCGTTTGGGCGAACTCATTTTGCAGGCTGATCCAGGCCTGCCGAAGGCTCCCGTCCACATAGACCCGGGTGATGAATTCGGCCTGAAGAAAAAGGCAAATAAATACTATCCCATTTATTAACAATAACTTGAGAAGTTTCACAATCCCTCCGCAGGTCCTCCCGGCCGATTCGCTCAATTCTACCAGATTCGGTGTCAGGCACTGGTGCCAGGCACCGGTGCCTGGCACCGGGCTCAATTTTCGCTGGCGCTCCCTAAAATTCTCTCTATAATGTTGCGAACGGTTCTGCTGGCCCCACCCCAGTTTATATAAGTATCCCTGACAACTTAAGGAGAGCAGCGCCATGGCTGATCTGATGAATCTGACCGAAGTTTTTGGGTCCAATGTCTTTAATGACAAGACCATGAAGGAGCGTCTTCCCAAAGACGCCTATGTTTCCCTGAAGAAAACCATCGCCGAAGGCACTCCGCTAAGCCCGGATATCGCCGACATCGTTGCCAATGCCATGAAGGATTGGGCCATCGAAAGAGGGGCCACGCACTACACTCACTGGTTCCAACCCCTCACCGGTTCCACGGCAGAAAAGCATGATTCCTTTATTTCCCCCACCGAAGACGGCGGAGTCGTGATGGAGTTCTCCGGCAAGCAGCTCATCCAGGGCGAACCGGATGCTTCCTCCTTTCCGAGCGGCGGCCTGCGCACCACCTTTGAAGCCCGCGGCTATACGGCCTGGGATTGCACGTCCCCTGCCTTCCTTAAAGAAGACGCCGCCGACAATGTTACGCTCTGCATCCCCACTGCCTTCTGCTCTTACACAGGAGAAGCGCTGGACAAGAAGACCCCTCTGCTGCGTTCCATGGACGCAATTAATAAGCAGGCCATTCGCGTCCTAAGGGCGCTGGGCAATGCAGACTCAAGAAAGGTTTTTCCCACATTGGGCCCGGAACAGGAGTACTTCCTGATCGACAAGAAGTACTTTGATGAGCGTTTGGATTTGATTGTGTCCGGACGCACGCTTTTCGGCGCGCCCGCGCCCAAGGGCCAGGAAATGGAGGACCAGTACTTTGGCTCTATTAAAGACCGTATTGCCGCATTCATGAAAGAGGTCGATACGGACCTGTGGAAAATGGGAGTTACGGCCAAAACCAAGCACAACGAGGTGGCCCCCTCCCAGTACGAAATGGCGCCCTTCTTCACCAGCGCCAATATCGCCGCGGACCACAACCAGCTCGTGATGGAGACCATGAGGAAAGTTGCCTTAAGACACGGCCTTGTGTGCTTATTGCACGAGAAGCCTTTTGCCGGCGTCAATGGGTCCGGCAAACACAATAACTGGTCCCTTTCTACAGATGACGGTCTTAACCTGTTGGAACCAGGTGCAACCCCGCACCAAAATCAGCAGTTCTTGATTTTCCTCAGCGCCGTGCTCATGGCCCTGGATCGTCATGCTGATATGCTGCGCGCTTCCGCTGCCAACCCGGGCAATGACCACCGCCTGGGAGCCAACGAAGCCCCGCCGGCGATCATCTCCGCGTTCTTGGGCGAAGAACTCACGGCTATCCTGGAAGACATGGCCAAGGGGGCCAAGTCCTCCAGCAAGGGCGCCCGGTTCTTGACCGTTGGGGTGGATAGCTTACCGCCTCTTCCGATGGACAACACGGACCGCAACCGGACCTCGCCATTTGCCTTCACGGGCAACAAGTTCGAGTTCCGTATGGTGGGGTCTTCGGCCTCTATCTCGGGACCTTCGGTCATCCTCAACACGATTGTAGCCGAGGCCTTGGATGAAATCGCCACGCGTCTGGAAAAGGCCAAAGACATCAACGGGGAAACCACTGCGATTGTCCGCGAGATTTATGAGAAGCACGGCAGAGTTGTTTTTAACGGCAACAACTATTCCGAAGAATGGGTGGCGGAGGCTAAGAAGCGCGGCCTGCCGAATATTGCCTCCGCAGTCGAGGCGCTGGCCTGTATGAATAGTAAGCAAGCCGTCGACCTCTTCTCCAAATACAAGGTGCTTTCCAAGGAAGAGCTCCACTCCCGCACGGAGATCTACTTGGAGCACTATTCCAAGTGCATCAATATCGAAGCCCTTGCAGCAGTCGACATGGTCAAGAAGCAGTACATGCCTTATGTGATTCGCTACACGGCAAATCTGGCGGACACGATTGCCAAACTTGAGGCCATCAAGACCGGTGCAGAAGTCCCCCGGGAGATTCTCCAAGAAATCTCCGCGCTTGTAAGCTCTGCCAAAGCCCGGCTATTTACCTTGGAAAGCGAACTCGCCAAGGCCCAGAAGGCGAAGGAGAACGCGGAAACCCAAGCCAAGGCTTACAGAGACAAGGTTCTCCCGGCAATGACCCAACTCCGCGAGGATATCGATACTCTGGAAACGCTGCTGCCCGAGAGCGGCTGGCCGGTTCCCACTTACGCCGCCATGTTGTTCAAGGTGTAACACCGGTTACAAATAACTGTCATTGCGAGGAGCGAAAGCGACGAAGCAAGCTGTGCCCCGCACAGATCCCCACGTCGCTTTTGCTCCTCGGGATGATGCCTTCGAAAGTTATCTCTAAATCTTGGGGAAGCAGTCTTCGCGGTGGAAGTAGCTGCGCGCCGAGCCTACAATGAGCGGATCCGGCTGAATGACCACGCTCTTGTCTTTGTTCGGATAAGGCAGGTGGTGCAGCAAATGCCGCATGGTATTGATGCGGCCCCTTCTCTTGTCATCCGTCTTCACCACGGTCCAAGGCGCATCCGCAGTATCGGTATAGAAGAACATCGCTTCCTTGGCATCCGTATATTCATCCCACTTATCCATGGACGCCTCGTCAATCGCGCTCAACTTCCATTGCTTTAACGGATCCTTCTTCCGGGATTTGAAGCGGTCCTTTTGCTCCTCTTGCCCCACGGAAAACCAAAACTTGAATAAACGGATGCCGCTGTTCACCAACATCCTTTCCAACTCCGGGACCTGGCGCAGGAATTCGCGGTAGTCCCCGGCAGTACAAAAACCCATCACGCGCTCCACACCCGCCCGGTTATACCAAGAACGGTCGAAGAAAACGATTTCACCAGCGGTGGGAAGATGCTCAATATAGCGTTGGAAATACCACTGGCCCCGCTCCTCGGCCGTGGGTTTTTCCAAGGCGACCACCCGCGCACTTCGGGGATTGAGGTGTTCCATAAAGCGCTTGATCGTGCCCCCCTTGCCGGCCGCGTCCCGGCCCTCGCAAAGAACCACAATTTTTTCGCCGGTCTTGCGGACCCAATTCTGCATTTTTAGGAGCTCCACCTGCAAATCGTTCTTGAGCCGGTCGTACTCCTTGCGCTTCATGCTCTCTTTATAGGGATATTCGCCGGTGAGGAAGAGTTCTTGCAACCACTCGGGGTCGAGTTCCTCATGGGTAATAGAGGACTTTCCGTTGCCATTCCCATTTACGTTCAACTTGCCGTTGCCCCCGTTAACGGGCACCCGCAAGTCACGGACTCGAATGCTCCGGGATTTTTTCTCTTTGTCTGCCACCTGTCCTCTCCTTTGCCCCTCCTTTCTGGAGGGGATATCATTGTATCAAGAAGCCCGCCGTTGGTGGAACCGCAAAGCAGTTTTTTATAAACCAACTTATTACAATCGGTTACGATACTCATTTCCCGCCGGTTTAGCTAATCCTCTTGAGAAGGAGCCCAAAAGGCCGGGTCCTGAGGGACAGCCCCCAGGACCCGCCAAAACGTCGATTTTTCAGCCAATCTTATGGCTTAAGGGTTCAGTTCTTCGTGCGTTTTTCATCCATTTCCTTCATCGCATCCAGCTTGGTCAAATACTTCCTGGGATTCTGCCTGAACTCGGCTTCGCAACCCTGGCAACAGAGCTCGACCTGGCGCCCCTCGTATTCGATCACATAGGGCTTGCCCATTGCCCCGATAGGCCCGCCGGACACGGGGCAAACCTTGGCCATTTGCTCCGGCATTCCGCTGCCCATATCACCCGAGCTCATGTCTTCATGACCCATGCCGGCCCACGCAAAAGAACCCGCACCCGCCATAATCACAACCACCGCAATCGCCAGCAACCACTTGGACTTCATGT
The sequence above is a segment of the Candidatus Omnitrophota bacterium genome. Coding sequences within it:
- the ppk2 gene encoding polyphosphate kinase 2, translated to MKRKEYDRLKNDLQVELLKMQNWVRKTGEKIVVLCEGRDAAGKGGTIKRFMEHLNPRSARVVALEKPTAEERGQWYFQRYIEHLPTAGEIVFFDRSWYNRAGVERVMGFCTAGDYREFLRQVPELERMLVNSGIRLFKFWFSVGQEEQKDRFKSRKKDPLKQWKLSAIDEASMDKWDEYTDAKEAMFFYTDTADAPWTVVKTDDKRRGRINTMRHLLHHLPYPNKDKSVVIQPDPLIVGSARSYFHREDCFPKI
- a CDS encoding glutamine synthetase III; the protein is MNLTEVFGSNVFNDKTMKERLPKDAYVSLKKTIAEGTPLSPDIADIVANAMKDWAIERGATHYTHWFQPLTGSTAEKHDSFISPTEDGGVVMEFSGKQLIQGEPDASSFPSGGLRTTFEARGYTAWDCTSPAFLKEDAADNVTLCIPTAFCSYTGEALDKKTPLLRSMDAINKQAIRVLRALGNADSRKVFPTLGPEQEYFLIDKKYFDERLDLIVSGRTLFGAPAPKGQEMEDQYFGSIKDRIAAFMKEVDTDLWKMGVTAKTKHNEVAPSQYEMAPFFTSANIAADHNQLVMETMRKVALRHGLVCLLHEKPFAGVNGSGKHNNWSLSTDDGLNLLEPGATPHQNQQFLIFLSAVLMALDRHADMLRASAANPGNDHRLGANEAPPAIISAFLGEELTAILEDMAKGAKSSSKGARFLTVGVDSLPPLPMDNTDRNRTSPFAFTGNKFEFRMVGSSASISGPSVILNTIVAEALDEIATRLEKAKDINGETTAIVREIYEKHGRVVFNGNNYSEEWVAEAKKRGLPNIASAVEALACMNSKQAVDLFSKYKVLSKEELHSRTEIYLEHYSKCINIEALAAVDMVKKQYMPYVIRYTANLADTIAKLEAIKTGAEVPREILQEISALVSSAKARLFTLESELAKAQKAKENAETQAKAYRDKVLPAMTQLREDIDTLETLLPESGWPVPTYAAMLFKV